A single genomic interval of Helianthus annuus cultivar XRQ/B chromosome 13, HanXRQr2.0-SUNRISE, whole genome shotgun sequence harbors:
- the LOC110897625 gene encoding uncharacterized protein LOC110897625 — MEQTLIYTNKTKPMSRCLGENQEILIKDSSNAEKGSSFYSQEQNPSYDFIGRGSVPTLIIGNDEEYDIEDEESEFKMGRLIRQASLNSSHMSTPQQSIKVMTGSSSLHRYLSQKIETNQEKITDMRKVESMKERNRSKHPMKIGKNNGGAPTIPRGWVDKGSSEDMKAQIKFWARAVAFNLHQEC, encoded by the exons ATGGAACAAACTCTGATATACACCAATAAAACAAAACCTATGTCCAGATGTTTGGGTGAAAATCAAGAAATCTTGATCAAAGATTCTTCTAATGCAGAAAAAGGCTCGAGCTTTTATTCACAAGAACAAAACCCGAGTTATGATTTCATCGGGAGAGGGTCTGTGCCAACTTTAATAATCGGAAACGATGAAGAATATGATATTGAAGATGAAGAGAGCGAGTTCAAGATGGGGAGGTTGATTAGGCAAGCATCTCTCAATTCTTCTCATATGTCTACTCCTCAACAAAGCATTAAG GTTATGACAGGAAGCTCGAGTTTACATCGATACTTGTCACAAAAAATCGAAACAAATCAAGAAAAGATTACTGACATGAGGAAAGTTGAAAGCATGAAAGAGAGAAATAGAAGTAAACATCCCATGAAGATAGGGAAGAACAATGGTGGTGCACCAACAATCCCAAGAGGATGGGTTGATAAGGGTTCATCAGAAGACATGAAGGCACAAATCAAGTTTTGGGCTAGAGCAGTGGCTTTCAATCTGCATCAAGAGTGTTAA